A region of the Variovorax sp. 54 genome:
GTTGATGATGTCGCCCGCCGGACCGGCCAGCCGGTAGTGCAGGGTCAGGAAGGAGCCGGAAGTCACAACTTGGGACATGGGTGCAGCGAAGGTGGGCAAAGAGGAGGGAGGTGTCCCGATAAACTGACCCTCATTTTAAGGATCGGGGCAACATCTCGCCCCGGCCCAGGTTTCAGCAGGGTTTCATGGCATTCAAGGATCTCCCTCTCGACGCCCGGCCGCGCGAAAAGCTCATGGCGCGGGGCGCCGCCGCGCTGGCCGATGCCGAGCTGCTGGCGCTGCTGCTGCGCACCGGCGTGGCCGGCAAGAACGTGCTCCAGTTGGCCCAGCAACTGCTCGAACGCTTCGGCGGCCTGTCGGGGCTGCTGCACACCGCGCCCGATGACCTCAAAGAGGTCAAGGGCATGGGCGGCAGCGCCAAGCGCTCGGAACTCATGGCGGTGCTCGAGCTGGCGCGCCGCGCCATGGGCGAGCGCCTGAAGGAGCGCACGGTGTTCGACTCGCCCGAGGCGGTCAAGCAGTACCTGCAGCTGCACATCGGCTCACGCCCGCACGAGGTGTTCGCGGTGCTGTTCCTCGACGTGCAGCACCGCCTGCTCACGCTCGAAGAACTGTTTCGCGGCACGCTCACGCAGACCAGCGTCTACCCGCGCGAGGTCGTCACCCGCGCCCTGCACCACAAGGCCGCGGCCGTGGTGCTGGCCCACAACCACCCGAGCGGCAGCATCGAGCCCTCGCGCGCCGACGAATCGCTCACGCAAACCCTGCGCGCCGCGCTGGCGCTGGTCGACGTGCGCGTGCTCGACCACGTCATCGTGAGTCCGGGCCAGAGCTTCTCGATGGCGGAACGGGGACTGATCTGATGGCTTCGTCATCTTCCCGTCCCCCCGCGCTGAAAACCCTCGCCGACCTCAAGCAGGTGCAGCGCGTGCTCGCCGAAACCCGCGAACGCGAAGCCGCCGAGGCTGCCGCGCGCGCCGCGGCCGAGCGCAAGCGCGCCGCCGAGAAAGACCTGTTCACGCGCGCCATCGGTGCCACCGAGCCGCTGCGCCGCAAGGCCGCGGTGCCGCTCGCGCCCGAGCCGCCCGCGCCCATTCCGTTCCAGCACCAGCTCGACGAGCAGCGCGTGCTGCGCGAGTCGCTGTCCGACGAGTTCGACGTGACCACGCTGCTCGACGTCGACGACGCCATGAGCTTTCGCCGCCCCGGCATCGGCACCGACATCACGGCGCGGCTGCGCAAGGGCGACTGGTCGATCCAGGCGCAGGTCGACCTGCACGGCCTGCGCAGCGACGAGGCGCGCGAGGCGCTCGGCGGCTTCATCCGCAACGCCCACAAGCAGGGGCTGCGCTGCGTGCGCGTGGTGCACGGCAAGGGCCTGGGCTCGCCCGGCAAGCAGCCGGTGCTCAAGACCAAGACGCAGCGCTGGCTGATCCAGAAGAACGAGGTGATCGCGTTCGTGCAGGCGAAGCCGGCGGAGGGTGGGGCCGGGGCGCTGGTGGTGCTGTTGGCGCCCGTGCGGCGCTGACTGGCTCCCTCTCCCCTCGGGGAGAGGGTTGGGGTGAGGGCTGCGGCGCTTGCACCGACGCCGCGCCTTGTCGAGCGCACTTCCCTCACCCTATCCCTCTCCCCGAGGGGAGAGGGGACAAGACGGGGAACTACTTGCTCAGATCGACCTTGTAGACCGAGCGCCCCTTGCCGCTGTCATCGTCCGCCTTCAGAAGCGAGATGTTCGTCAGCCCCGCGTCCGTCGCAGCGCTCAGTTGCCCCTGCCCCGACGTGATCGTCACATTCCCCGCCGTCGTCACCTGCGTGAAGCGCCAGCTGCGCGCCGCGCCGTTGGCCGCGCGCGTGATGGTCTTCTTCGCCTTGATGTACGCGATCAGCACGTCGCGGTTCGCATCGGGCGAAGCGTAGATCGTCGCCCGGCCGTCCAGCGCCGGAATGAAGCTCGCACCACTGGTCGCGCGGTAGTTGTTCGTGGCAATGACGAACTCCTTCGCCGGGTCGATGGGCGCGCCCAGGTACATGAGGTTCTTGATGCGGCTGCCCACGGCCTGCGTCACGTCGATCTCGTACTGCATGTCGGGCGTGGTGAACATGTCGAAGTTGTAGCCCGGGAAGGTGCTGATCAGCGCCTGGTCGGTCGCGAGGGCCGGGTCGATGGTGTTGAAGCGCTTGGCCGCGGCTTCGAGCCAGCCCTTGATCTCGGCGCCCGTCACCTTCACTGCGTACACCGTGTTCGGGTACAGGTACAGGTCGGCGGCACTGAAGATCGCGAGGTTGCCCACGGCCACGTCGGTGTAGTCGCGCCCGCCCTCGAAGCCCGACTTGAAGGGCGCGCTCACCGACAGCACCGGCAGGCTCGCGTACTGCGGCAGGTTGGCCTGGATATACGTCTTCACGTAGTCGGCCTGGGCCTGGTTCACGATCTGGATCGCGCCCGGGTCGCCCACGTCGGCGAAGAAGGTGTTCATGCGGAAATCGGTGGTGCCGACCGGCGTCTTCACGTAGTCGATCGCGGCCTGGTGCTGGGTGTCGACCAGCGGCGCCACGCTCGGGTCGGCGTCGACGTACACGGCCTTGCCTGCGCCGTCCTTGCCGGTTTGCGTGGAGCGCGCCTCGACCAGCGTCTTGCTCTTGTCCACGCCCCAGGCCTTGCCATCCCACACCAGCTCCAGCTTCACGAGACCCAGCGCCTTGCCCCACGAGCTGGGCATCACGGCCGGCACGCCGTTGACGGTGCCGGCGGCGTTGTCCACACCGGCCTGCGTGTAGCCGGGCTTGGCGCCGC
Encoded here:
- a CDS encoding Smr/MutS family protein, with amino-acid sequence MASSSSRPPALKTLADLKQVQRVLAETREREAAEAAARAAAERKRAAEKDLFTRAIGATEPLRRKAAVPLAPEPPAPIPFQHQLDEQRVLRESLSDEFDVTTLLDVDDAMSFRRPGIGTDITARLRKGDWSIQAQVDLHGLRSDEAREALGGFIRNAHKQGLRCVRVVHGKGLGSPGKQPVLKTKTQRWLIQKNEVIAFVQAKPAEGGAGALVVLLAPVRR
- the radC gene encoding RadC family protein, with amino-acid sequence MAFKDLPLDARPREKLMARGAAALADAELLALLLRTGVAGKNVLQLAQQLLERFGGLSGLLHTAPDDLKEVKGMGGSAKRSELMAVLELARRAMGERLKERTVFDSPEAVKQYLQLHIGSRPHEVFAVLFLDVQHRLLTLEELFRGTLTQTSVYPREVVTRALHHKAAAVVLAHNHPSGSIEPSRADESLTQTLRAALALVDVRVLDHVIVSPGQSFSMAERGLI
- a CDS encoding bifunctional 2',3'-cyclic-nucleotide 2'-phosphodiesterase/3'-nucleotidase, which codes for MSTCAAVLTAVLTACGGGNGGGTTFPPIVPPPAPAPAPAPVAAGTRTTVALLETTDLHFNVRSYDYFKLAEDKSYGYERTATLINAARKEFANTMLFDNGDTIQGTALADYEALVSRIPCTQPLSMYKVMNATGYDAGTLGNHEFNYGLDFLNQVLGGGLDVEGVDGSKKCAGPSFPMVVANVHSLKSGKPLVAPYTIVTKQFTATAPDGKSVTVPVKVGVIGFTTPGIMNWDKRFLEGKLRTEGAVEAAKRYVPELREKGADIVVALQHGGLDGSPYSPTMESPGLYLSKVPGIDVLMMGHQHGLFPDRGAKPGYTQAGVDNAAGTVNGVPAVMPSSWGKALGLVKLELVWDGKAWGVDKSKTLVEARSTQTGKDGAGKAVYVDADPSVAPLVDTQHQAAIDYVKTPVGTTDFRMNTFFADVGDPGAIQIVNQAQADYVKTYIQANLPQYASLPVLSVSAPFKSGFEGGRDYTDVAVGNLAIFSAADLYLYPNTVYAVKVTGAEIKGWLEAAAKRFNTIDPALATDQALISTFPGYNFDMFTTPDMQYEIDVTQAVGSRIKNLMYLGAPIDPAKEFVIATNNYRATSGASFIPALDGRATIYASPDANRDVLIAYIKAKKTITRAANGAARSWRFTQVTTAGNVTITSGQGQLSAATDAGLTNISLLKADDDSGKGRSVYKVDLSK